Sequence from the Janthinobacterium lividum genome:
CGTGGGCGGCATCGAGGCGGAAGCCGGCATGCTGGGCCAACCGGTCTACTTCCTGACGCCTGACGTCATCGGCGTGAACCTGTCGGGCGCGCTGCGCGAAGGCTGCACCGCAACCGACCTGGTACTGACCATCACCGAATTGCTGCGCAAAGAAAAAGTCGTCGGCAAGTTCGTCGAATTCTTCGGCGAAGGCACCGAGTCGCTGACCCTGACCGACCGCGCGACGATCGCCAACATGGCACCGGAATACGGCGCCACCATGGGATTCTTCCCGGTCGACGAAGCCACCATCGATTACTTCAAGGGCACCGGCCGCAGCAAGGCTGAAATCGCCGCGTTCGAAGGCTACTTCAAGGCGCAAAACCTGTTCGGCGTGCCAAAAGCCGGCGAGATCGACTACACCCGCGTGGTGGAACTGAACCTGGCCACGGTCGCTCCGTCGCTGGCCGGCCCGAAGCGCCCGCAAGACCGTATCGAAATCGGCAACGTCAAGGCGAACTTCGCCGAACTGTTCGCCAAGCCAACCACGGAAAACGGCTTCAACAAGAACCCGGCCGACCTGGCTGCCGTGTACGAAACGACGAACGGCGTGAAAGTGTCGAACGGCGACGTGCTGATCGCCGCGATCACCTCGTGCACCAACACCTCGAACCCGAGCGTGATGCTGGCTGCCGGCCTGCTGGCCAAGAAAGCCGTGGAAGCCGGCCTGAAAGTCGCTCCGCACATCAAGACCTCGCTGGCCCCCGGCTCGCGCGTCGTGACCGAGTACCTGACGGCTGCCGGCCTGCTGCCATACCTGGAAAAACTGGGCTTCGGCGTGACCGCCTACGGCTGCACCACCTGTATCGGCAATGCGGGCGACCTGACGCCTGAGCTGAACGCCGCCATCGCCACGCACGACATCGTCGCGTCGGCCGTACTGTCGGGCAACCGCAACTTCGAAGCGCGTATTCACCCGAACATCCGCTCGAACTTCCTGGCTTCGCCACCGCTGGTCGTCGCTTACGCCATCGCCGGCAACATGACGCGCGACCTGATGACGGAACCTGTCGGCAAGGGCAAGGGCGGCAAGGATATCTACCTGGGCGACATCTGGCCGACCTCGGCTGAAGTCTCGGCCATGATGAAATTCGCCATGAACGCCAAGGTGTTCAAGGACAACTACGCCGACGTCAAGGGCGCACCAGGCAAGCTGTGGGAAAAAGTCACGACCGTGTCCGGTCAAGTCTACAACTGGCCGAAATCGACCTACATCGCGGAACCACCGTTCTTCGACAACTTCTCGATGACGCCAGCGGCAGTGGCCACCGGCATCGAAGGCGCGCGCGCACTGGGCGTGTTCGGCGATTCCATCACCACCGACCACATCTCGCCAGCCGGCTCGATCCAGGAAAACGGTCCTGCAGGCAAGTGGCTGAAGGAAAACGGCGTCCTGAAAGCGGACTTCAACTCCTACGGCTCGCGTCGCGGCAACCATGAAATCATGATGCGCGGCACGTTCGCCAACGTGCGTATCAAAAACCGCATGATCCCTGCCAAGGCGGACGGTTCGGCGGTCGAAGGCGGCATCACGATTCACCAGCCTTCCGGCGAACAGATGTCGATCTACGACGCAGCGATGAAATATGTTGCTGAAGGCACGCCAACCATGGTCTTCGGCGGCGAAGAGTACGGTACGGGCTCGTCGCGCGACTGGGCGGCAAAAGGTACGCAACTGCTGGGCGTGAAAGCCGTGATCACCCGTTCGTTCGAGCGTATTCACCGCTCGAACCTGGTGGGCATGGGCGTGCTGCCGCTGCAATTCATCGGCGACGACAGCGTGCAAACCCTGGGCATCACCGGCAATGAAACCTTCGACCTGAAAGGCCTCGAAGGCGAAATCAAGCCACAGCAACTGGCCACCCTGGTGATCCACCGCGCCGACGGCACCAGCGTCGACGTAAAAGTGCTGCTGCGCATCGATACGCCGATCGAAGTCGATTACTACAAGCATGGCGGTATCCTGCCATTCGTGTTGCGTCAACTGCTGGCCGAGTAATCAGCCCAGCTGTGAGGTAAGATAAAAGCGCCGGTTCCGACCGGCGCTTTTTTTCGTCCCTGCGCCCCGTTCCGACTTGAAATTCCGACTATTGGCATGATCTGAGGATAGCTTACGTATTGCGTGCGGCTGAATCCTCTACAATACGGTTATAAGGGTTTATCATTGTTTGACTGATCCATTTTTTTCACTTTCCGAGACTCTTATCCCGCCATGCGTCGTCCTTCCAAAGATTCATCCCATAAACTGACTGCCGACAGCCAGCGCCTGGTCACCTTTGCCCAGGCGATCGTACAGGCAGCCAGCCGTCTCGAAGAGCGGTCCTGGGAACACAGCCTGGATACGCAGCTCCAGAAATTACTCAAAACCGGCCACCAGGACACCATCGACAACACCCTGGGCAGCCTGTTCAAGGAAGACTTGAACGCCTACGACGTGCTGATGGACTGCGTTGAAGCCGTCAGCGAATCGACCGTCGTCGTACATGACGACGTGCGCTACGACGCCCTGCTGGTCGCCGTACCCATCCTCGCGTGGACGCGCTTTTCCATCGCCTCCGGTCCCATGGCTGGCGACGCGCACGGCGTGCTGTCGGCGCATTTCGCCGCCCACCTGCTGGCCGACGGCACGAAGATGGCCATGGCGCCCACCCTGTATTCGATCGACCAGCTGCCGCGCAGCCACGTCGAGACCTATGCCAAGACGCAGAAGCTGGCACTGGCCGCCCTGAAAGGCACGGCCGTCAAGCCGTCGGCCAAAGAGGCGGAAACGGCGCCCTTCCTGGCCGACACGCGCTACCTGCTGGTGGCCGTGGTGGCCCCTGCTGGCGCACCGCTGTTCCGCTGGCAGACGCCGGCCAGCCAGCTCGACTTCATCGCCGAGCGCAGCGCCGCCCTGGAACAATGGCGCACGCAGGCCACGCCGACGATTGCCCGCCTGCTGCCCGGCTGCGGCCTGGAATTGCTGCTGCCGGAAGCGTATTACGTGGCCTGCCGCGAAGCTGACAAGCTGATCCGTCCCGTCTCCGTGCGCGCCGCCGTGCACTACCTGACGCACACGCTGGCCATCGAGCCGTCGGAACTGCGCGCCGTGATCGCCGGTTTCGGCGAGGAAGCGGCCGATGGCCAGGTGGACGAGTACCGCATCGCCTTCACCCTGCGCCAGGCGCCGGACGTGATCTACGGCATCGTCTGGCCTTTATATGGCCAGGAAGACGAGGATGGCACGCCGATCGAAGGCCTGATCCAGGTGGGCATCGCCGCGCTGGACAAGCAAAAGACGCCCGTCGATGAAATCATCGAACACCTGAACGCCGCCGGCGTGACGCAGATCAAGCGCCACGCGGAACGTTTTGTCGGTGAATACTGCGACGATTGCGGCGCGCCCCTGTTTGCCGATCCCGTGGGCGAACTGGCGCATGCGGAAATGCCGGAAGATACGCCGCAAGGCACGGAACACTTCCATTGATGCTGTAACGGTGTTGTCGGATTACGCGCTGCGCGCTAATCCGACCTACGCTGCTGGCATAGGCCGTAGGTCGGATTAGCCGGTACGGCGTAATCCGACCATACCCCTGATGCAAAAAAAGGCGGAACCGAGGTTCCGCCTTTTTCATTTCAACAAGCTTTTTGACGCCTCGTCACCACTGCGAAAACGGGTGGCGGATCAGATTCGCGTTGTAGTAGCGCGCGTCGCCCGACACTTCCGCGCCGACCCAGTCGGGCTTCTCGAACGGCTGGTCTTCCGAGGCCA
This genomic interval carries:
- the acnA gene encoding aconitate hydratase AcnA, translating into MSRNTLNTLKDFNISDSKKGKLYSLPALEKSLGINVSRLPVSIRIVLESVLRNCDGKKVTEEHVKQLASWGPTAERTDEIPFVVARVVLQDFTGVPLLADLAAMRNVAAKMGINAKKIEPLVPVDLVVDHSVTIDHYREKKALDLNMKLEFSRNNERYQFMKWGMQAFDTFGVVPPGFGIVHQVNLEYLARGVHHAGKKAGDVYYPDTLVGTDSHTTMINGIGVVGWGVGGIEAEAGMLGQPVYFLTPDVIGVNLSGALREGCTATDLVLTITELLRKEKVVGKFVEFFGEGTESLTLTDRATIANMAPEYGATMGFFPVDEATIDYFKGTGRSKAEIAAFEGYFKAQNLFGVPKAGEIDYTRVVELNLATVAPSLAGPKRPQDRIEIGNVKANFAELFAKPTTENGFNKNPADLAAVYETTNGVKVSNGDVLIAAITSCTNTSNPSVMLAAGLLAKKAVEAGLKVAPHIKTSLAPGSRVVTEYLTAAGLLPYLEKLGFGVTAYGCTTCIGNAGDLTPELNAAIATHDIVASAVLSGNRNFEARIHPNIRSNFLASPPLVVAYAIAGNMTRDLMTEPVGKGKGGKDIYLGDIWPTSAEVSAMMKFAMNAKVFKDNYADVKGAPGKLWEKVTTVSGQVYNWPKSTYIAEPPFFDNFSMTPAAVATGIEGARALGVFGDSITTDHISPAGSIQENGPAGKWLKENGVLKADFNSYGSRRGNHEIMMRGTFANVRIKNRMIPAKADGSAVEGGITIHQPSGEQMSIYDAAMKYVAEGTPTMVFGGEEYGTGSSRDWAAKGTQLLGVKAVITRSFERIHRSNLVGMGVLPLQFIGDDSVQTLGITGNETFDLKGLEGEIKPQQLATLVIHRADGTSVDVKVLLRIDTPIEVDYYKHGGILPFVLRQLLAE
- a CDS encoding DUF2863 family protein, whose protein sequence is MRRPSKDSSHKLTADSQRLVTFAQAIVQAASRLEERSWEHSLDTQLQKLLKTGHQDTIDNTLGSLFKEDLNAYDVLMDCVEAVSESTVVVHDDVRYDALLVAVPILAWTRFSIASGPMAGDAHGVLSAHFAAHLLADGTKMAMAPTLYSIDQLPRSHVETYAKTQKLALAALKGTAVKPSAKEAETAPFLADTRYLLVAVVAPAGAPLFRWQTPASQLDFIAERSAALEQWRTQATPTIARLLPGCGLELLLPEAYYVACREADKLIRPVSVRAAVHYLTHTLAIEPSELRAVIAGFGEEAADGQVDEYRIAFTLRQAPDVIYGIVWPLYGQEDEDGTPIEGLIQVGIAALDKQKTPVDEIIEHLNAAGVTQIKRHAERFVGEYCDDCGAPLFADPVGELAHAEMPEDTPQGTEHFH